Proteins from a single region of Halorubrum sp. 2020YC2:
- a CDS encoding MgtC/SapB family protein — MMGAVDPFVYLETNVAKLVLATALGMFLGLEREWSQKSAGIRTFALVSLAAAVFSILGEPGLLVVGGVLVVASAVLLAVRSFVEEDAGGLSLTTSASMLVAYGVGVLVAEGLFIESVTVAVLSSLLLVLKRELHEFAWGLSREEVRSAVEFTILAFVVFPLLPAETVDPWNAVQPRLVWSLVVAVSAIGFVNYVLVKRYQGRGYAVTGFFGGLVNSTAVVAEMAKRAKGRADLGEIAVGSILLANAAMAFRNAAVVAAFVPEAALVVGAPLGAITVAGIGVAVWRSDWRTNVEAELTSPFSLGNALTFGALFIVVLLVSAAAERAFGAGGFVATSFLAGLVSSGTSTTTAVSLLGTGQIGVDTAVAGVVAGTAASILIKTAFAASIARELVRPVFIWNLLLIAVGVAAGLPLLLL; from the coding sequence GTGATGGGCGCGGTCGACCCGTTCGTGTATCTGGAGACGAACGTCGCCAAGCTGGTGTTGGCGACCGCGCTCGGCATGTTCCTCGGGCTGGAGCGGGAGTGGTCACAGAAGTCGGCGGGGATCCGGACCTTCGCGCTCGTCAGCCTCGCGGCGGCGGTGTTCTCGATACTCGGCGAGCCCGGACTCCTCGTCGTCGGCGGCGTGCTGGTGGTCGCCAGCGCGGTGCTTCTGGCCGTCCGGAGCTTCGTCGAGGAGGACGCCGGCGGGCTCTCGCTGACGACGTCGGCGTCGATGCTCGTCGCCTACGGGGTCGGGGTCCTCGTCGCGGAGGGGCTCTTCATCGAGTCGGTGACGGTGGCGGTGCTGTCGTCGCTGCTCTTGGTGTTGAAGCGGGAGCTCCACGAGTTCGCGTGGGGGCTCTCCCGCGAGGAGGTCCGCAGCGCGGTGGAGTTCACCATCCTCGCGTTCGTCGTCTTCCCGCTGTTGCCGGCCGAGACCGTCGACCCGTGGAACGCGGTCCAGCCGCGGCTCGTCTGGTCGCTCGTGGTCGCGGTCAGCGCCATCGGCTTCGTCAACTACGTGCTTGTGAAGCGCTATCAGGGGCGCGGCTACGCCGTCACGGGCTTTTTCGGCGGGCTGGTGAACTCGACGGCGGTGGTCGCGGAGATGGCGAAGCGCGCGAAGGGGCGGGCGGACCTCGGGGAGATAGCCGTGGGGTCGATCCTCCTCGCGAACGCGGCGATGGCGTTCCGGAACGCCGCGGTGGTGGCCGCCTTCGTCCCGGAGGCGGCGCTCGTCGTCGGGGCGCCGCTGGGCGCGATCACCGTCGCGGGGATCGGCGTCGCCGTGTGGCGCAGCGACTGGCGGACAAACGTGGAGGCGGAGCTGACCTCGCCGTTCAGCCTCGGCAACGCGCTCACCTTCGGCGCGCTCTTTATCGTCGTGCTGCTCGTCTCCGCGGCCGCGGAGCGGGCGTTCGGCGCGGGCGGGTTCGTCGCCACCTCCTTCCTCGCCGGGCTGGTGTCCTCGGGGACCTCCACGACCACGGCGGTCTCGCTGCTCGGGACCGGACAGATCGGGGTCGACACCGCGGTCGCGGGCGTGGTCGCCGGCACGGCCGCCAGCATCCTGATCAAGACCGCCTTCGCGGCCAGCATCGCGCGGGAACTGGTCCGGCCGGTGTTCATCTGGAACCTCCTGTTGATCGCCGTGGGGGTCGCGGCCGGGCTGCCGCTGCTGCTGTTGTGA
- the artA gene encoding archaeosortase A, with protein sequence MFGHGVPAVLSVIPDTFTFAWVVAVLFAAAWLLDSRGLSAGRTLAAATWALFGLFWLSTVPYFAFEHQSYVESILALVGFPASVYAGYLLYDGRASLFTLTRAIAIMLLIYLPFETIPAFTVAGVTVPEPRRVLIEVVATQTGMLIDLLGYAPEAVASSEGYDAAYAWTLADGHTVIIHIVLACTGLGSMAIFGGLVAAVDAPLSRKLRALAVSIPLIYVLNILRTTFISVVSGNQYMHWYPDLVLTMFGANDPYRVSFLVSDRIMSQLLAVVALIAITFLAVRELPELAVILEDVLYLLTGEEHDLTEALDLPREPTNR encoded by the coding sequence ATGTTCGGCCACGGCGTGCCGGCGGTGTTGAGCGTGATCCCCGACACGTTCACGTTCGCGTGGGTCGTCGCGGTGCTCTTCGCCGCGGCGTGGCTGCTGGACAGCCGCGGGCTGTCCGCGGGCCGCACGCTCGCGGCCGCGACGTGGGCGCTGTTCGGCCTCTTCTGGCTATCGACGGTGCCGTACTTCGCGTTCGAACACCAGAGCTACGTGGAGTCGATCCTCGCCTTGGTCGGGTTCCCCGCCAGCGTGTACGCGGGCTACCTCCTGTACGACGGCCGCGCGTCGCTTTTCACCCTCACCCGGGCCATCGCGATCATGCTCCTCATCTATCTCCCGTTCGAGACGATTCCGGCGTTCACCGTCGCCGGGGTTACGGTCCCGGAGCCGCGCCGGGTCCTCATCGAGGTCGTCGCGACCCAGACCGGGATGCTCATCGACCTCCTCGGGTACGCCCCGGAGGCGGTGGCGAGCAGCGAGGGGTACGACGCGGCGTACGCGTGGACGCTCGCGGACGGCCACACCGTCATCATTCACATCGTGTTGGCGTGTACGGGACTGGGGAGCATGGCCATCTTCGGCGGTCTCGTCGCCGCCGTCGACGCGCCGCTCTCCCGGAAGCTCCGCGCGCTCGCGGTGTCGATCCCGCTCATCTACGTCCTGAACATCCTCCGGACGACGTTCATCTCGGTGGTGTCGGGCAACCAGTACATGCACTGGTACCCGGACCTCGTGTTGACGATGTTCGGCGCGAACGACCCGTATCGGGTCTCGTTCCTCGTCTCCGACCGGATCATGAGCCAGCTGCTGGCCGTCGTGGCGCTCATCGCGATCACCTTCCTCGCGGTGCGCGAGCTGCCCGAGCTGGCGGTCATCTTAGAGGACGTCCTCTACCTCCTCACCGGCGAGGAACACGACCTGACGGAGGCGCTCGACCTCCCGCGCGAGCCGACGAACCGGTAG
- a CDS encoding transcription elongation factor Spt5, whose product MPIYSVKTTASQERTVADMLAEKEMPEIQAVIAPDQLTSYVMVEATDGTVFERILGEIPHANGVIQGGDGPAESPFSEVEHFLSPTPDVEGIAEGDIVELIAGPFKGEKARVQRIDEGKDQVTVELYEATVPIPVTVRGDQIRVLDSEER is encoded by the coding sequence ATGCCGATCTACTCGGTCAAGACGACGGCGAGCCAGGAGCGCACCGTCGCCGACATGCTCGCCGAGAAGGAGATGCCCGAGATCCAGGCCGTCATCGCCCCCGACCAGCTCACGAGCTACGTGATGGTCGAGGCGACGGACGGGACGGTGTTCGAGCGGATCCTCGGCGAGATTCCGCACGCCAACGGCGTCATTCAGGGCGGCGACGGTCCCGCCGAGAGCCCCTTCTCCGAGGTCGAACACTTCCTCTCTCCGACCCCGGACGTGGAGGGGATAGCCGAAGGGGACATCGTCGAGCTGATCGCCGGCCCGTTCAAAGGCGAGAAGGCGCGCGTCCAGCGGATCGACGAGGGCAAAGACCAGGTGACCGTCGAGCTGTACGAGGCGACCGTCCCGATTCCGGTGACGGTCCGCGGCGACCAGATCCGCGTGCTCGACAGCGAAGAGCGGTAG
- a CDS encoding protein translocase SEC61 complex subunit gamma translates to MDVPYDLNSYIRVLKLASTPSTDEFLQVSKIAGAGVLLIGFIGFLIFAVMSLIPGVGA, encoded by the coding sequence ATGGACGTTCCGTACGATCTCAACAGTTACATTCGGGTGCTGAAGCTGGCGAGCACGCCGAGCACCGACGAGTTCCTCCAGGTGTCGAAGATCGCCGGCGCCGGGGTCCTGCTGATCGGGTTCATCGGCTTCCTGATCTTCGCGGTCATGAGCCTCATCCCGGGGGTCGGCGCGTAA
- the ftsZ gene encoding cell division protein FtsZ, translated as MDSIVEDAIDEAEEAPADDAGGAGESAAGGSAGAPPQTGTMTDDELQDVLQDLQTNITVVGCGGAGGNTVNRMREEGIHGAKLVAANTDVQHLVNIDADTKILMGQQKTQGRGAGSLPQVGEEAAIESQEEIQDAIDGSDMVFVTAGLGGGTGTGSAPVVAKAARESGALTIAIVTTPFTAEGEVRRTNAEAGLERLRDVSDTVIVVPNDRLLDAVGKLPVRQAFKVSDEVLMRSVKGITELITMPGLVNLDFADVRTVMEKGGVAMIGLGESDSDSKAQDSVKSALRSPLLDVDISGANSALVNVTGGTDMSIEEAEGVVEEIYDRIDPDARIIWGTSVDDDLEGEMRTMIVVTGVESPQIYGNNGEPPEGGAPSDVEDIDYVE; from the coding sequence ATGGACTCCATCGTAGAGGACGCCATCGACGAAGCCGAAGAGGCCCCCGCAGACGACGCCGGGGGAGCCGGCGAGAGCGCCGCCGGAGGGAGCGCCGGCGCGCCGCCACAGACGGGGACGATGACCGACGACGAGCTACAGGACGTCCTCCAGGACCTGCAGACGAACATCACCGTCGTCGGCTGCGGGGGCGCCGGCGGGAACACGGTGAACCGAATGCGAGAGGAGGGGATCCACGGCGCGAAGCTGGTCGCCGCCAACACCGACGTCCAGCACCTCGTCAACATCGACGCCGACACGAAGATCCTCATGGGCCAGCAGAAGACGCAGGGCCGCGGCGCGGGCTCGCTCCCGCAGGTGGGCGAGGAGGCCGCCATCGAGTCCCAAGAGGAGATCCAAGACGCCATCGACGGCTCCGACATGGTGTTCGTCACCGCGGGGCTGGGCGGGGGGACCGGGACCGGCTCCGCGCCGGTCGTCGCGAAGGCCGCCCGCGAGTCGGGGGCCCTGACCATCGCCATCGTCACGACCCCCTTCACGGCCGAGGGCGAGGTCCGCCGGACGAACGCCGAGGCCGGCCTCGAACGGCTCCGCGACGTGAGCGACACCGTCATCGTCGTTCCGAACGACCGCCTGCTCGACGCGGTCGGCAAGCTCCCCGTCCGGCAGGCGTTCAAGGTGTCCGACGAGGTGCTGATGCGCTCGGTGAAGGGGATCACGGAGCTCATCACGATGCCCGGGCTCGTCAACCTCGACTTCGCCGACGTCCGCACCGTGATGGAGAAGGGCGGCGTCGCGATGATCGGTCTCGGAGAGTCTGACTCCGACTCGAAGGCGCAGGACTCGGTGAAGTCGGCGCTCCGCTCGCCGCTCCTGGACGTCGACATCTCCGGCGCGAACTCCGCGCTGGTCAACGTCACGGGCGGTACCGACATGTCCATCGAGGAGGCCGAGGGGGTCGTCGAGGAGATATACGACCGGATCGACCCGGACGCGCGGATCATCTGGGGGACCTCCGTCGACGACGACCTCGAGGGCGAGATGCGGACGATGATCGTCGTGACCGGCGTCGAGTCGCCGCAGATCTACGGGAACAACGGCGAGCCGCCGGAGGGCGGCGCGCCCAGCGACGTCGAGGACATCGACTACGTCGAGTGA
- a CDS encoding D-aminoacyl-tRNA deacylase has product MIAIVVSRADSASAHIGERLLEVGDWETREDDSLPDADGGGTYYRTAGFELREFDDLHIRLSDPVAAFDCDPEFLAFVSRHSGETGELLTAHVTGNFGGAEYGGDPESLARAAPGAEKRVVAALARHAPDGYEVGIECTHHGPTDVAVPSLFVELGSDEPQWADPEAARAVARAVLDLRGTGADLPDDSESHPRHVVGFGGGHYAPRFTRIVRETEWAVGHVGADWALADLGAPGANRDVIEAAFERSRAERAVIDGDRPDLAAVVEDLGHRVVSETWVREVGDAPLPLVAELEAAIGPVDEGLRFGAVVDEAAETAVTAEETEGSESAPDAVGGAVRVRDLPADLLARAQGLDADAAREAVESVAVAFDTEQGGTRAAGRVAFATDPESPGYADLVDGLADVLETGYEAVEVAPEESAVVARETAFDPSLAAERGVPEGPAFGRLADGEPVEVDGETVEPGDVSRTRTERFPVDADALD; this is encoded by the coding sequence GTGATAGCGATCGTCGTCAGCCGGGCCGACAGCGCCTCGGCGCACATCGGCGAGCGGCTCTTGGAGGTCGGTGACTGGGAGACCCGCGAGGACGACTCGCTGCCGGACGCCGACGGGGGCGGGACCTACTACCGGACGGCGGGGTTCGAACTCCGCGAGTTCGACGACCTCCACATCCGCCTGTCGGACCCGGTCGCCGCGTTCGACTGCGACCCGGAGTTCCTCGCGTTCGTCTCGCGACACTCGGGCGAGACCGGCGAACTCCTCACCGCGCACGTCACCGGGAACTTCGGCGGCGCCGAGTACGGCGGCGACCCCGAGTCGCTGGCGCGGGCCGCGCCCGGCGCCGAGAAGCGGGTCGTCGCGGCGCTCGCGCGACACGCGCCCGACGGCTACGAGGTCGGCATCGAGTGCACCCACCACGGACCGACCGACGTGGCCGTCCCGTCGCTGTTCGTCGAACTCGGCTCCGACGAGCCGCAGTGGGCGGACCCGGAGGCGGCCCGGGCGGTCGCGCGCGCGGTCCTCGACCTCCGGGGGACCGGCGCGGACTTACCCGATGACTCCGAGAGCCACCCCCGACACGTCGTCGGCTTCGGCGGGGGCCACTACGCGCCGCGGTTCACGCGGATCGTCCGCGAGACCGAGTGGGCGGTGGGCCACGTCGGCGCCGACTGGGCGCTCGCGGACCTCGGCGCGCCGGGGGCGAACCGCGACGTGATCGAGGCCGCCTTCGAGCGGAGCCGCGCCGAGCGCGCCGTGATCGACGGGGACCGCCCCGACCTCGCCGCGGTCGTCGAGGATCTCGGCCATCGGGTGGTGAGCGAGACGTGGGTCCGCGAGGTCGGGGACGCGCCGCTCCCGCTCGTCGCGGAGTTGGAGGCGGCGATCGGTCCCGTCGACGAGGGGCTTCGGTTCGGCGCGGTCGTCGACGAGGCGGCCGAGACCGCGGTCACGGCCGAGGAGACCGAAGGCAGCGAATCCGCGCCCGACGCCGTCGGCGGGGCGGTCCGCGTCCGCGACCTCCCGGCCGACCTGCTCGCTCGGGCGCAGGGGCTCGACGCCGACGCGGCGCGGGAGGCGGTCGAGTCCGTCGCCGTCGCGTTCGACACGGAGCAGGGCGGCACCCGCGCGGCCGGTCGCGTCGCGTTCGCGACGGACCCCGAGTCGCCGGGGTACGCCGACCTCGTCGACGGGTTGGCGGACGTACTGGAGACGGGCTACGAGGCGGTCGAGGTGGCGCCCGAAGAGAGCGCGGTCGTCGCCCGCGAGACGGCGTTCGACCCGTCGCTGGCGGCCGAGCGAGGCGTGCCGGAAGGGCCGGCGTTCGGCCGACTGGCCGACGGGGAGCCCGTCGAGGTCGACGGCGAGACCGTGGAGCCGGGGGACGTGTCGCGGACGCGGACGGAGAGGTTCCCGGTCGACGCCGACGCGCTGGACTGA